A window of the Stigmatella aurantiaca genome harbors these coding sequences:
- a CDS encoding transposase translates to GSFRCSEVPENSSVIGGSPPGDPSPGDRSGLMEQVVGNCGGVPGVVTADAGYFSENNVVRGTCLGIDAYLATGRLKHGEEPVPVRGRMPQDLSLKDWMARRLRTKKGRAVYARRKAVAEAPFGQIKQVRGFRQLLLRGLAKARGEWALICLTHNLLKLYRATAAA, encoded by the coding sequence GTGGGTCCTTCCGATGCTCTGAAGTGCCTGAGAACTCTTCAGTTATCGGTGGGTCCCCACCCGGTGATCCCTCCCCCGGTGATCGATCCGGGCTAATGGAGCAGGTGGTGGGAAACTGCGGTGGGGTGCCCGGGGTGGTGACGGCCGACGCGGGCTATTTCAGCGAGAACAATGTGGTGAGAGGCACGTGCCTGGGAATCGATGCGTACCTGGCCACGGGGAGGCTGAAACACGGCGAAGAGCCCGTGCCGGTGAGGGGCAGAATGCCCCAGGACTTGAGCCTCAAAGATTGGATGGCCCGACGACTGAGGACGAAGAAAGGCCGGGCGGTGTACGCGCGTCGAAAGGCGGTGGCAGAGGCACCCTTTGGACAAATCAAGCAGGTGAGAGGCTTTCGGCAACTGCTGCTGCGAGGGCTGGCAAAGGCTCGCGGGGAGTGGGCGCTCATCTGCCTGACCCACAATCTGCTGAAGCTTTACCGAGCCACGGCCGCTGCGTAG